The Haloplanus salinarum genome includes a region encoding these proteins:
- a CDS encoding E3 ubiquitin ligase family protein — translation MVSDLLTVPVVLVALGAASVYTGWKRRRVHARMAALEPTPIGSLPADGRVEVEGTATPVDDPITAPVSGREAVVAAWTVEEWDERGDRGRWREVARGIESAPFRVDDDTGSVACEPISKRETAGKWTQTTGVTATEGVRIDDALAEFASFAVEMELPPDADPPPGIRRLHADHGLYEDTGSVTNVVDVGTEHGHRRYTEGTVDVGESVYVLGRVESDGNGPTVTTPREGPFVVSDRAEAALEASIEGTARRRLVGGAVATVLGLAGAGYLLAPF, via the coding sequence ATGGTGTCGGATCTGCTGACCGTGCCGGTCGTCCTCGTCGCGCTCGGCGCGGCGAGCGTGTACACGGGGTGGAAGCGTCGCCGCGTCCACGCCCGGATGGCCGCCCTCGAACCGACGCCGATCGGGTCGCTCCCGGCCGACGGCCGCGTCGAAGTCGAGGGGACGGCGACCCCCGTCGACGACCCGATCACCGCGCCGGTCTCGGGGCGGGAGGCCGTCGTCGCCGCCTGGACGGTCGAGGAGTGGGACGAACGCGGCGACCGGGGGCGCTGGCGGGAGGTCGCTCGCGGCATCGAGTCGGCCCCGTTCCGCGTCGACGACGACACCGGCTCGGTCGCGTGCGAACCGATCTCGAAGCGGGAGACGGCCGGCAAGTGGACGCAGACGACGGGCGTCACCGCCACCGAGGGCGTCCGGATCGACGACGCCCTCGCCGAGTTCGCGTCGTTCGCGGTGGAGATGGAACTGCCGCCGGACGCCGATCCGCCGCCCGGCATCCGGCGCCTCCACGCGGATCACGGCCTCTACGAGGACACCGGATCCGTGACGAACGTCGTCGACGTCGGCACGGAACACGGCCACCGACGATACACCGAGGGAACCGTCGACGTCGGCGAGTCGGTGTACGTCCTCGGACGGGTCGAGTCCGACGGGAACGGGCCGACCGTGACGACGCCGCGGGAGGGGCCCTTCGTCGTCTCGGACCGGGCCGAGGCGGCGCTGGAGGCGTCCATCGAGGGCACCGCACGGCGGCGACTCGTCGGGGGCGCCGTGGCGACAGTCCTCGGCCTCGCGGGCGCGGGGTACCTGCTCGCGCCGTTCTGA
- a CDS encoding DEAD/DEAH box helicase produces MADTESSRMDAFTHLGDRVRSALSERGFATPTEPQRRAIPPLAAGENALVLAPTGTGKTETAMLPVFDSIHRAEDRFGISALYITPLRALNRDMRERLDWWGEYLDVEVDVRHGDTTQYRRGKQADDPPDVLVTTPETLQATLTGEKLRTALSDVEHVVVDEVHELASSKRGAQLTVGLERLRDLAGPFQRIGLSATVGSPAEVGRFLTGDRDCAVVEVEAGTNVEFRVREPEVTDEDEALAGKLATDVEIASHVRTIRDVVAAHESTLIFVNTRQTAEALGSRFKRLEEPIGVHHGSLSKEARIEVEDAFKRGEVDGLVCTSSMELGIDVGRVDHVIQYGSPREVARLLQRVGRAGHRRDAVSEGTVVTSHPDDTLEALAIARRAVAGEVEPATIHHGSLDVVANQTVGLVMDHGEVGAREAYETLTRAYPFRSLSEAAFRAVVRELSSNRLLWLDEDADRLEKSGGTWRYFYANLSMIPDEETYEVYDLSARKTVGTLDERFVLNFAGPGETFIQRGEMWRITEVDEEEARVEVTPIEDPGGEVPSWTGQEIPVPAAVAGEVGEMRDVATTQFERGADRRAVAREFLPRYPGDEYTVREALDPVERQVEAGAPTPTADRLVVEGQGRGVVLNAPFGHEVNETLGRLCSALIGQKTGSSVGMEVDPYRIELEVPGRTGPSDVVEVLETTDPDHVEGLLELALKNSGTLKFTLAQVAAKFGALKRYQGQGRFGADRLLAALEDTPVYDEAVREVFHTDLAVDEAAAVLEGVQTGDIEVTTAREHTPIGTGGRSSGRELLVPENADASVVETLKERIRNDRVILACLHCTEWTRKTKVRRVPDQPRCPECESTRIAALNPWDDDVVTAVRAKEKDDEQEGMTQRAYRSANLVQSHGKRAVIAMAARGVGPHNAARIIAKLREDEDDFYRDILEQERQYARTQSFWD; encoded by the coding sequence ATGGCAGATACGGAGTCGTCGCGGATGGACGCCTTCACCCACCTCGGCGATCGGGTACGGTCGGCGCTCTCCGAGCGCGGCTTCGCGACGCCGACGGAGCCACAGCGGCGGGCGATCCCGCCGCTGGCGGCCGGCGAGAACGCGCTTGTCCTCGCGCCGACGGGGACGGGGAAGACCGAGACGGCGATGCTGCCGGTGTTCGACTCGATCCACCGCGCCGAGGACCGGTTCGGGATCTCGGCGCTCTACATCACGCCGCTGCGCGCGCTCAACCGCGACATGCGCGAGCGGCTGGACTGGTGGGGCGAGTACCTCGACGTCGAGGTAGACGTCCGCCACGGCGACACCACGCAGTACCGGCGGGGCAAGCAGGCCGACGACCCCCCGGACGTGCTGGTGACGACCCCCGAGACGCTGCAGGCGACCCTGACGGGCGAGAAACTTCGAACGGCCCTGTCCGATGTCGAACACGTCGTCGTCGACGAGGTGCACGAACTCGCGTCGTCGAAGCGGGGCGCGCAGTTGACGGTGGGCCTCGAACGCCTCCGCGACCTGGCCGGGCCGTTCCAGCGCATCGGCCTCTCGGCGACCGTCGGGTCGCCCGCGGAGGTCGGCCGGTTCCTGACCGGCGACCGCGACTGTGCGGTCGTCGAAGTCGAGGCGGGAACGAACGTCGAGTTCCGGGTGCGCGAACCGGAGGTGACCGACGAGGACGAGGCCCTGGCGGGGAAGCTGGCGACCGACGTCGAAATCGCCAGCCACGTGCGGACGATCCGCGACGTCGTCGCGGCCCACGAGTCGACGCTGATATTCGTCAACACGCGCCAGACCGCGGAGGCGCTCGGTTCGCGGTTCAAGCGCCTGGAGGAGCCCATCGGCGTCCACCACGGATCGCTCTCGAAGGAGGCCCGGATCGAGGTGGAGGACGCGTTCAAACGGGGCGAGGTCGACGGCCTCGTCTGCACGTCGTCGATGGAACTCGGCATCGACGTGGGACGGGTCGATCACGTGATCCAGTACGGGAGCCCCCGGGAGGTGGCTCGCCTCCTCCAGCGGGTCGGCCGCGCGGGGCACCGCCGGGACGCCGTCTCGGAGGGAACGGTCGTCACGAGCCACCCCGACGACACGCTGGAGGCGCTGGCCATCGCCCGCCGGGCGGTCGCGGGCGAGGTGGAGCCCGCGACCATCCACCACGGGAGCCTCGACGTGGTCGCCAACCAGACCGTCGGCCTCGTGATGGACCACGGCGAGGTCGGCGCCCGCGAGGCCTACGAGACGCTGACGCGGGCGTATCCGTTCCGCTCGCTGTCGGAGGCGGCGTTCCGGGCGGTAGTGCGCGAACTGTCCTCGAACCGCCTCCTGTGGCTCGACGAGGACGCCGACCGCCTGGAGAAATCGGGGGGAACGTGGCGGTACTTCTACGCCAACCTGTCGATGATCCCCGACGAGGAGACCTACGAGGTGTACGACCTCTCCGCCCGGAAGACGGTCGGGACCCTCGACGAGCGGTTCGTCCTCAACTTCGCCGGGCCGGGCGAGACCTTCATCCAGCGCGGCGAGATGTGGCGGATCACCGAGGTGGACGAGGAGGAGGCACGCGTCGAGGTGACGCCCATCGAGGACCCCGGCGGCGAGGTGCCGTCCTGGACGGGCCAGGAGATTCCGGTGCCGGCGGCCGTCGCGGGCGAGGTGGGCGAGATGCGCGACGTGGCGACGACGCAGTTCGAACGCGGCGCCGACCGGCGGGCCGTCGCCCGCGAGTTCCTCCCGCGGTATCCGGGCGACGAGTACACCGTCCGCGAGGCGCTCGACCCCGTGGAGCGACAGGTGGAGGCGGGCGCCCCGACGCCCACGGCCGACCGCCTCGTCGTCGAGGGGCAGGGCCGAGGGGTCGTCCTCAACGCCCCCTTCGGCCACGAGGTGAACGAGACGCTCGGCCGGCTGTGTTCGGCGCTGATCGGTCAGAAGACCGGCTCGTCGGTGGGGATGGAGGTCGACCCCTACCGGATCGAACTGGAGGTGCCCGGGCGCACCGGGCCGTCCGACGTGGTGGAGGTCCTGGAGACGACGGATCCGGACCACGTGGAGGGCCTTCTGGAACTCGCCCTGAAGAACTCGGGGACGCTGAAGTTCACGCTGGCGCAGGTGGCCGCGAAGTTCGGCGCGCTCAAGCGGTATCAGGGGCAGGGTCGGTTCGGCGCCGACCGCCTGCTCGCGGCCCTGGAGGATACGCCGGTGTACGACGAGGCGGTCCGGGAGGTGTTCCACACCGACCTCGCCGTCGACGAGGCAGCGGCCGTTCTAGAGGGAGTCCAGACGGGCGACATCGAGGTGACGACCGCCCGCGAACACACGCCCATCGGCACGGGCGGCCGGTCCAGCGGCCGGGAACTGCTCGTCCCCGAGAACGCCGACGCGAGCGTCGTCGAGACGCTGAAAGAGCGCATCCGGAACGACCGGGTGATCCTCGCCTGCCTCCACTGCACGGAGTGGACGCGGAAGACGAAGGTGCGGCGGGTGCCGGACCAGCCCCGGTGTCCGGAGTGCGAGTCGACCCGGATCGCCGCCCTGAATCCGTGGGACGACGACGTGGTCACGGCGGTGCGGGCAAAGGAGAAGGACGACGAGCAGGAGGGGATGACCCAGCGCGCCTACCGCTCGGCGAACTTAGTCCAGAGCCACGGCAAGCGGGCGGTGATCGCCATGGCCGCCCGCGGGGTCGGTCCGCACAACGCCGCCCGGATCATCGCCAAACTCCGCGAGGACGAGGACGACTTCTATCGCGACATCCTCGAACAGGAGCGCCAGTACGCCCGGACGCAGTCGTTCTGGGACTAG
- a CDS encoding Single-stranded DNA binding protein: MQLDDHAEELASDLGADKAEVKEDLQSLLDYNVPIEEAKGSVRRKHGGDGGSSATPTAKSLADVDPEDGSVTVTVRVLTKGMRSIRYQGEDQVIREGEFADGSDRIAYTAWEPVDFEPGDSITVGNANVREWEGEPELNLGTNTTVAAASDPVETPYEVGGDRDLIDLEPGDRGRTVEVTVVEVESRTIDGRDGETEILSGVVADESARLPVTDWDPHAELEEGASLRLSDVYVREYRGVPQVNVTEFSTVERLDREISAPDSAPRLGVGEAVESGGLFDVELVGNVIEVREGSGLIERCPDCGRVVQNGQCRAHGEVEGEDDLRVKAILDDGTGTVTVVLDTDLTADVYGGGIEEAKAEARDAMDKEVVADAIRDRIVGREYRVRGSLSVDEYGANLDAETFVECADDPADRASELLAGVAR; the protein is encoded by the coding sequence ATGCAACTCGACGATCATGCCGAGGAACTCGCCTCCGACCTCGGCGCAGACAAAGCGGAGGTCAAAGAGGACCTGCAGAGCCTGCTCGACTACAACGTGCCCATCGAGGAAGCGAAGGGGAGCGTCCGCCGGAAGCACGGCGGCGACGGGGGCTCCTCGGCGACGCCGACGGCGAAATCGCTCGCCGACGTCGACCCGGAGGACGGCTCCGTCACGGTGACCGTCCGCGTCCTGACCAAGGGGATGCGCTCGATCCGCTATCAGGGCGAGGACCAGGTCATCCGGGAGGGCGAGTTCGCCGACGGGAGCGACCGCATCGCCTACACGGCCTGGGAGCCGGTCGACTTCGAGCCCGGGGACTCGATCACCGTCGGCAACGCGAACGTCCGCGAGTGGGAGGGGGAACCCGAACTCAACCTCGGGACGAACACCACCGTCGCGGCCGCCTCGGACCCCGTCGAGACGCCCTACGAGGTGGGTGGCGACCGCGACCTGATCGACCTCGAACCCGGCGACCGCGGCCGGACCGTCGAGGTGACTGTCGTCGAGGTGGAGAGCCGGACCATCGACGGCCGGGACGGCGAGACGGAGATCCTCTCGGGGGTCGTCGCCGACGAGAGCGCCCGTCTGCCGGTGACCGACTGGGATCCCCACGCCGAACTCGAGGAAGGGGCGTCCCTCCGGCTCTCGGACGTGTACGTCCGCGAGTACCGGGGCGTCCCCCAGGTGAACGTCACGGAGTTCTCGACGGTCGAGCGGCTCGACCGCGAGATATCGGCGCCCGACTCGGCCCCCCGACTGGGGGTCGGCGAGGCCGTCGAGTCCGGCGGACTGTTCGACGTGGAGCTCGTCGGCAACGTGATCGAGGTCCGGGAGGGCTCCGGGCTGATCGAACGGTGTCCGGACTGCGGACGGGTCGTCCAGAACGGCCAGTGTCGCGCCCACGGCGAGGTCGAGGGCGAGGACGACCTGCGGGTGAAGGCCATCCTCGACGACGGCACCGGGACGGTGACGGTCGTCCTCGACACCGACCTGACCGCCGACGTGTACGGCGGCGGGATCGAGGAGGCGAAGGCCGAAGCACGCGACGCCATGGACAAGGAGGTGGTGGCCGACGCCATCCGCGACCGGATCGTCGGCCGCGAGTACCGCGTTCGGGGGTCGCTCTCGGTCGACGAGTACGGCGCCAACCTCGACGCCGAGACGTTCGTCGAGTGCGCGGACGACCCGGCCGACCGCGCGAGCGAACTGCTCGCGGGGGTGGCGCGATGA
- a CDS encoding fumarylacetoacetate hydrolase family protein, translated as MRYLARTADGRSLLGDDAGFVPLAAAYPDASSVRDVLPAASGGLVDPDEASAGRVGRDGLTLGPALADPGKLFGIGLNYADHAADLSEEPPDEPASFFKPATAATGPGGPIRLPPADVSDRVTAEAELAVVVGRTCRNVAVDEAAAVIAGYVPVVDVTAEDVLQRNPRFLTRAKSFDTFLVLGPHVAVPEPGRDLADVEVRTVVNGEVAARNVVGNMHFSPRELVAFHSEVMTLEPGDVISTGTPGAAVVEPGDHVRAEIDGVGRVEADVVR; from the coding sequence ATGCGATACCTCGCCCGCACGGCGGACGGGCGGTCCCTGCTCGGCGACGACGCGGGGTTCGTCCCGCTCGCGGCGGCCTACCCCGACGCGTCGAGCGTCCGTGACGTGTTGCCCGCGGCGTCCGGCGGCCTCGTCGACCCCGACGAGGCGTCGGCCGGGCGGGTCGGCCGCGACGGGCTGACCCTCGGTCCGGCGCTCGCCGACCCCGGCAAGCTGTTCGGCATCGGCCTCAACTACGCCGACCACGCCGCCGATCTCTCGGAGGAGCCGCCCGACGAGCCGGCCAGCTTCTTCAAGCCGGCGACGGCCGCGACGGGGCCAGGGGGGCCGATCCGGCTGCCGCCGGCGGACGTCTCCGACCGCGTCACGGCCGAGGCGGAACTCGCCGTCGTCGTCGGCCGGACCTGCCGGAACGTCGCCGTCGACGAGGCCGCGGCGGTCATCGCGGGCTACGTCCCCGTCGTCGACGTGACTGCGGAGGACGTCCTCCAGCGCAACCCGCGGTTCCTGACGCGGGCGAAGAGCTTCGACACCTTCCTCGTCCTCGGGCCGCACGTCGCAGTCCCGGAGCCGGGACGTGACCTCGCCGACGTCGAGGTGCGGACGGTCGTGAACGGCGAGGTGGCGGCCCGCAACGTCGTCGGGAACATGCACTTCTCGCCGCGCGAACTCGTCGCCTTCCACTCGGAGGTGATGACGTTGGAGCCCGGCGACGTGATCTCGACGGGGACGCCCGGCGCGGCGGTCGTCGAACCGGGCGATCACGTCCGGGCCGAAATCGACGGGGTCGGACGCGTCGAGGCGGACGTGGTGCGTTAA
- a CDS encoding lactate racemase domain-containing protein, with protein MRFPDGDVVDAALSDPALPRFARVRYDPETPTLDDVRGRTRTELDALPLEDLPTGATVAVGLGSRGIHDVVPIARTVVDELRARGFDPVVVPAMGSHGGATAEGQREALAGIGLTEDALGCPIDARMETTTLGESAVGAPVPFSTAALAADGVVVVNRVKAHTNFTGRFESGLTKMATIGLGKRAGAKAAHEHALDEGYVPVIEAAYAVVRESTPLLGGIAVVENFHDRTAAVEGVPAADLPDAEEPLKAAADEYMPTLPYDDLDVLVVDRIGKDVSGAGMDTNVIGRYRVLNADDPASPSIDRIVVRGLTEATHGNGNGIGLADLTTRAAVEDLDLDQVYTNALTSNSLRKATVPVVLPDDQRAIVAALSTIGTYDPETVRMAWIRDTGHLSAFRVSEALAREAPDAVEVDSWLSLSFVDGEPSFEPVDRD; from the coding sequence ATGCGCTTTCCCGACGGCGACGTCGTCGACGCCGCGCTCTCGGACCCGGCGCTCCCGCGGTTCGCGCGGGTCCGCTACGACCCCGAGACGCCGACGCTCGACGACGTGCGTGGCCGGACTCGCACCGAACTCGACGCCCTTCCACTCGAGGACCTGCCGACCGGCGCGACGGTCGCCGTCGGCCTCGGGAGTCGCGGCATCCACGACGTCGTCCCCATCGCCCGGACCGTCGTCGACGAACTCCGGGCGCGGGGGTTCGACCCCGTGGTCGTGCCGGCGATGGGGAGCCACGGCGGGGCGACCGCCGAGGGCCAACGCGAGGCGCTCGCCGGCATCGGCCTCACCGAGGACGCCCTCGGCTGTCCGATCGACGCCCGGATGGAGACGACGACCCTCGGCGAGTCCGCCGTCGGCGCCCCCGTTCCCTTCTCGACGGCCGCACTGGCGGCCGACGGCGTCGTCGTCGTCAATCGCGTGAAGGCCCACACGAACTTCACGGGGCGGTTCGAGAGCGGCCTGACGAAGATGGCGACCATCGGCCTCGGCAAGCGGGCCGGGGCGAAGGCCGCCCACGAACACGCGCTCGACGAGGGGTACGTCCCCGTCATCGAGGCGGCGTACGCGGTGGTCCGCGAATCGACGCCGCTGCTGGGCGGGATCGCCGTCGTCGAGAACTTCCACGACCGCACCGCGGCCGTGGAGGGCGTCCCCGCCGCCGACCTGCCCGACGCCGAGGAACCCCTGAAGGCCGCCGCCGACGAGTACATGCCCACGCTGCCGTACGACGACCTCGACGTCCTCGTCGTCGACCGCATCGGCAAGGACGTCTCGGGGGCGGGGATGGACACCAACGTGATCGGGCGGTACCGCGTGTTGAACGCCGACGACCCCGCGTCGCCGTCGATCGACCGGATCGTCGTCCGGGGGCTCACCGAGGCCACCCACGGCAACGGCAACGGCATCGGCCTCGCGGACCTGACCACCCGGGCGGCCGTCGAGGACCTCGACCTCGATCAGGTGTACACCAACGCGCTCACCAGCAACTCGCTTCGCAAGGCGACGGTTCCGGTCGTCCTCCCCGACGACCAACGCGCAATCGTCGCGGCGCTCTCGACCATCGGCACCTACGATCCGGAGACGGTCCGGATGGCGTGGATCCGCGATACGGGCCACCTCTCGGCGTTCCGCGTCTCCGAGGCGCTGGCCCGCGAGGCCCCCGACGCCGTCGAGGTGGACTCGTGGCTCTCGCTCTCCTTCGTCGACGGGGAACCGTCCTTCGAACCCGTCGACCGGGATTAA
- a CDS encoding AAA family ATPase, translated as MTDSAGIELTVRAAEKRDAGRGIARLPEAARKRLGVLSGDAVLLEGDRTTVAKLWPARAGVPDDAVLIDAGTRANAGVAVGDAVRVRTAAVTDAESVTLAVPTGVDADRDAVRRELRRELDGRPLRAGDRIRVESLDPGAFVVRETAPAGAVRMVEATDLRLRGGPADAAATRPKDARDDPVSRDGPTDGADGDAGAGRRPTTGITYEDIGGLDDELDLVREMIELPLSEPELFARLGVDPPKGVLLYGPPGTGKTLIARAVANEVDATFVSVSGPEIVSKYKGDSEERLRQVFEDARENAPSIVFFDEIDSVAPEREEGGGMEDRIVGQLLSLMDGLEARGEVIVIGATNRVDDLDPALRRGGRFDREIEIGVPDETGRREILDVHTRRMPTADGVDLDRLAARTHGFVGADLQSLVTEAAMSALRRARREGTATDDISVAREDFEAAMAAVDPSAMREYVSEAPTEGFESVGGLEEAKATLERAVTWPLTYDPLFEAADADPPAGVLLYGPPGTGKTLLARSVAAESGVNFVHVRGPELLDRYVGESEKAVREVFDRARGAAPAIVFFDEIDAVATDRNRGDSEVTERVVSQLLTEFDAVADNPNLIVLAATNRKDALDPALLRAGRLESHVEVPGPDEAARRAILAVHTRRKPLADGVDLDDLAARTAGYSGADLAAVCREAAMRAVRSVADAYPAAEANDHADEVSLTAADFEAALEAVSPSLPVDL; from the coding sequence ATGACCGACAGCGCCGGGATCGAACTCACGGTTCGGGCCGCCGAGAAGCGCGACGCGGGCCGCGGCATCGCACGCCTCCCGGAGGCGGCCCGGAAGCGACTCGGCGTCCTGAGCGGCGACGCCGTCCTGCTCGAAGGCGACCGGACGACGGTGGCGAAACTCTGGCCGGCGCGGGCCGGCGTCCCCGACGACGCCGTCCTGATCGACGCCGGGACGCGGGCGAACGCCGGGGTGGCCGTCGGCGATGCCGTCCGCGTGCGGACGGCCGCCGTCACGGACGCCGAGTCGGTCACCCTTGCGGTGCCGACGGGTGTCGACGCCGACCGCGACGCGGTCCGGCGGGAACTCCGACGGGAACTCGACGGCCGCCCGCTACGGGCCGGCGACCGGATTCGGGTCGAGAGTCTCGACCCCGGCGCGTTCGTGGTGCGGGAGACGGCCCCCGCGGGCGCCGTCCGGATGGTCGAGGCGACCGACCTCCGCCTGCGCGGCGGGCCCGCCGACGCGGCGGCCACGCGACCGAAGGATGCCCGCGACGATCCGGTCTCGCGCGACGGGCCGACCGACGGGGCGGACGGCGACGCCGGCGCCGGCCGCCGCCCGACCACCGGGATCACCTACGAGGACATCGGCGGCCTCGACGACGAACTCGACCTCGTGCGGGAGATGATCGAACTCCCGCTGTCGGAGCCGGAGCTGTTCGCCCGGCTCGGCGTCGACCCACCCAAGGGCGTCCTGCTCTACGGGCCGCCGGGCACGGGCAAGACGCTGATCGCCCGCGCCGTCGCCAACGAGGTGGACGCCACTTTCGTCTCCGTCTCGGGGCCCGAAATCGTCTCGAAGTACAAGGGTGACAGCGAGGAACGACTGCGGCAGGTGTTCGAGGACGCGCGCGAGAACGCCCCGTCGATCGTCTTCTTCGACGAGATCGACTCGGTCGCGCCGGAACGCGAGGAGGGCGGCGGGATGGAGGATCGGATCGTCGGCCAGCTCCTCTCCCTGATGGACGGCTTGGAGGCGCGGGGCGAGGTGATCGTCATCGGCGCGACCAACCGGGTCGACGACCTCGACCCGGCGCTCCGGCGGGGCGGGCGCTTCGACCGCGAGATCGAGATCGGCGTCCCGGACGAGACGGGGCGCCGCGAGATCCTCGACGTCCACACCCGCCGGATGCCGACGGCCGACGGCGTCGACCTCGACCGACTCGCCGCCCGGACCCACGGCTTCGTCGGCGCCGACCTCCAGTCGCTGGTGACGGAGGCGGCCATGTCGGCGCTCCGCCGTGCCCGCCGTGAGGGGACCGCCACCGACGACATCTCGGTCGCCCGCGAGGACTTCGAGGCGGCGATGGCGGCCGTCGACCCCAGCGCCATGCGCGAGTACGTCTCCGAGGCGCCGACCGAGGGCTTCGAGTCCGTCGGCGGCCTCGAGGAGGCGAAAGCCACCCTCGAACGGGCGGTGACGTGGCCGCTCACCTACGATCCGCTGTTCGAGGCGGCCGACGCCGACCCGCCCGCCGGCGTCCTGCTCTACGGACCGCCGGGGACGGGCAAGACGCTCCTCGCCCGCTCCGTCGCCGCCGAGAGCGGCGTCAACTTCGTCCACGTCCGGGGACCGGAACTCCTGGATCGCTACGTCGGCGAGAGCGAGAAGGCCGTCCGCGAGGTGTTCGACCGCGCCCGCGGCGCCGCCCCCGCCATCGTCTTCTTCGACGAGATCGACGCCGTGGCGACCGACCGGAATCGGGGGGACAGCGAGGTGACCGAGCGCGTCGTCTCCCAACTCCTCACCGAGTTCGACGCCGTCGCCGACAACCCCAACCTGATCGTCCTCGCGGCGACGAACCGAAAGGACGCGCTGGATCCGGCGCTCCTCAGGGCCGGCCGCCTGGAGTCCCACGTCGAGGTGCCCGGTCCCGACGAGGCCGCCCGCCGGGCCATCCTCGCGGTCCACACGCGCCGGAAGCCGCTGGCCGACGGCGTCGACCTCGACGACCTCGCGGCCCGGACCGCGGGCTACTCCGGGGCCGACCTCGCCGCGGTCTGCCGGGAGGCGGCCATGCGTGCCGTGCGCTCGGTGGCCGACGCCTACCCCGCCGCCGAGGCCAACGACCACGCCGACGAGGTGTCTCTGACCGCCGCCGACTTCGAGGCGGCGCTAGAGGCCGTCTCGCCGTCGCTCCCCGTGGATCTCTAG
- a CDS encoding metallophosphoesterase has protein sequence MAAVEPVPGEPAAVADCGDECALVVADYHAGIETGLRYERGVELRSDADGRRTRLLALVERVEPDRVIVLGDLIHRIGDPGADERDEVVALLDALDDRGLPLTLVPGNHDGGVAEAYGDRLTVADAGGHRRGDVGFVHGHTWPDRSILGARTLCMGHEHPQVRLEDEVGGGRTEKTWLRGPLRADPFADELGVDPAALSWPDPPPELVVFPAFNDRSGGTWINVEGQSFLAPFLPAALDDAAEAYLLDGTRLGAYRRI, from the coding sequence ATGGCGGCGGTCGAACCGGTTCCGGGCGAGCCGGCGGCGGTCGCGGACTGCGGCGACGAGTGCGCGCTGGTCGTCGCGGACTATCACGCCGGCATCGAGACCGGCCTCCGCTACGAGCGGGGCGTCGAACTCCGGAGCGACGCCGACGGCCGCCGGACGCGCCTGCTCGCCCTAGTCGAGCGGGTCGAGCCGGATCGGGTGATCGTCCTCGGGGACCTGATCCACCGGATCGGCGACCCTGGGGCCGACGAGCGCGACGAGGTGGTGGCCCTCCTCGACGCGCTGGACGATCGGGGGCTGCCGCTGACGCTCGTCCCCGGCAACCACGACGGCGGCGTCGCCGAGGCCTACGGCGACCGGCTGACGGTAGCCGACGCCGGCGGCCACCGCCGCGGCGACGTGGGGTTCGTCCACGGCCACACCTGGCCGGATCGGTCGATCCTCGGCGCCCGGACGCTCTGTATGGGCCACGAGCACCCGCAGGTCCGCCTCGAAGACGAGGTGGGGGGCGGCCGGACGGAGAAGACGTGGCTCCGGGGCCCCCTGCGGGCCGACCCGTTCGCCGACGAGTTGGGCGTCGACCCGGCGGCGCTTTCCTGGCCCGATCCGCCGCCGGAGCTCGTCGTCTTCCCCGCGTTCAACGACCGCTCGGGCGGGACGTGGATCAACGTCGAGGGCCAGTCCTTTCTCGCGCCGTTCCTGCCCGCAGCCCTGGACGACGCGGCCGAGGCGTACCTACTCGACGGGACGCGACTGGGCGCGTATCGGCGGATCTGA
- a CDS encoding 2,5-diamino-6-(ribosylamino)-4(3H)-pyrimidinone 5'-phosphate reductase, whose amino-acid sequence MEVVVNAATSVDGKLSTRERRQVRISGEADFDRVDRLRAAADAVLVGVGTVLADDPHLGVKSEDRRVERLRNGRPANPARVVADSRARTPTDATVLDDDAATYLLVSEAAPDDRLDTLRDAGADVTAIRAGEERVDLPVALAALDDAGVDRLLAEGGGELVFSLFEAGLVDELSVFVGSLVVGGRDAPTLADGEGFVEAFPALDLVDVDRVDDGVVLRYRVDGRP is encoded by the coding sequence ATGGAAGTCGTCGTCAACGCGGCGACCAGCGTCGACGGGAAGCTCTCGACCCGCGAGCGCCGCCAGGTCCGCATCTCCGGCGAGGCGGACTTCGACCGCGTGGACCGCCTCCGGGCGGCCGCCGACGCCGTCCTCGTCGGCGTCGGGACCGTCCTCGCGGACGACCCACACCTCGGCGTGAAATCGGAGGACCGCCGGGTCGAACGCCTCCGGAACGGGCGCCCGGCCAACCCGGCGCGAGTGGTCGCCGACTCCCGCGCCCGGACCCCGACCGACGCGACGGTGTTGGACGACGACGCCGCCACCTACCTGCTCGTCTCCGAGGCGGCGCCCGACGACCGACTCGACACTCTCCGCGACGCGGGAGCCGACGTGACGGCCATCCGCGCGGGCGAGGAGCGGGTCGACCTCCCTGTGGCCCTCGCGGCCCTCGACGATGCGGGCGTCGACCGGCTGCTCGCCGAGGGCGGCGGGGAACTCGTCTTCTCGCTGTTCGAGGCGGGCCTCGTCGACGAACTCAGCGTGTTCGTCGGCTCGCTCGTCGTCGGCGGCCGCGACGCCCCAACCCTCGCCGACGGCGAGGGGTTCGTCGAGGCGTTCCCCGCCCTCGACCTCGTCGACGTCGACCGGGTCGACGACGGGGTCGTCCTCCGGTATCGCGTCGACGGACGGCCCTGA